A region from the Achromobacter seleniivolatilans genome encodes:
- a CDS encoding heavy metal sensor histidine kinase → MKSLRVRSMQARLTLLLGAIALLVSSLAGATLFWALKREVERQEITEVSGKLELIDHLIDMQNSASGLHDLAATFDEMRAGQGQLGIWIVDAQGHAVYGGAPPELLETVDGKQVVLQAADGGRMRGLRVAMNDRILPGAQLTVAVSTRTSSQFLYAYGTALVLICALWVGATVVLAAWAVRRSMAPARRLSEQAARIQPDNLARRLPLEDTDRELHELVRSFNRTLERLQAAYQQMEGFNADVAHELRTPLATLINGTQVMLSSPRDAAELRDALESNLEELEDLKTLVNDMLFLARADRGERAADLTPVSLAAEARRVAEYYEATLEAKGVHLRCEGDATVAANPGLVRRAMANLISNAIKATPAGREIVLSCSASPRGARVEVRNPGPPIPAADLPRIFDRFFRSGQTRAPRSEGHGLGLAIVRAIARMHGGEVDAVSDAGGTVVGITLRGPASPVEPLAAPHITET, encoded by the coding sequence ATGAAATCGCTGCGCGTGCGCTCCATGCAGGCGCGGCTGACGCTGCTGTTGGGCGCCATCGCGCTGCTGGTATCCAGCCTGGCTGGCGCCACGCTGTTCTGGGCGCTCAAGCGCGAGGTGGAACGCCAGGAAATCACTGAAGTCAGCGGCAAGCTGGAACTGATCGACCACCTGATCGACATGCAGAACAGCGCCAGCGGCCTGCACGATTTGGCGGCCACCTTTGATGAAATGCGGGCGGGCCAAGGCCAACTGGGCATCTGGATCGTGGATGCGCAGGGCCACGCCGTCTATGGCGGCGCGCCCCCGGAATTGCTGGAGACCGTGGACGGCAAGCAAGTCGTGCTGCAAGCCGCCGATGGCGGCCGTATGCGCGGCCTGCGCGTCGCCATGAACGACCGCATCCTGCCCGGCGCGCAACTGACCGTGGCGGTCAGCACGCGCACCAGCTCGCAATTCCTCTATGCCTACGGCACCGCCCTGGTCCTGATCTGCGCGCTATGGGTCGGGGCGACCGTGGTGCTGGCGGCCTGGGCTGTCCGGCGCAGCATGGCGCCTGCGCGCCGGCTGTCGGAGCAGGCCGCGCGTATACAACCCGACAATCTGGCGCGGCGCCTGCCATTGGAAGACACCGACCGCGAGCTGCACGAGCTGGTCCGCTCCTTTAACCGCACCCTGGAACGGTTGCAGGCGGCCTACCAGCAGATGGAAGGCTTCAACGCCGATGTCGCGCACGAACTGCGCACGCCGCTTGCCACCCTGATCAACGGCACCCAAGTCATGCTGTCGTCGCCACGCGATGCCGCGGAACTGCGCGACGCGCTGGAATCCAACCTGGAAGAGCTGGAAGACTTAAAGACGCTGGTCAACGACATGCTGTTTCTGGCCCGGGCGGATCGCGGCGAACGCGCCGCCGACCTGACGCCCGTGTCGCTGGCCGCCGAGGCCCGGCGTGTGGCGGAATACTACGAAGCCACGCTGGAAGCCAAAGGTGTTCATCTGCGCTGCGAGGGCGACGCCACCGTCGCCGCCAACCCGGGTCTGGTGCGCCGCGCCATGGCCAACCTGATCTCCAACGCCATCAAGGCGACGCCCGCAGGACGCGAAATCGTGTTGAGTTGCTCGGCGTCGCCGCGCGGCGCTCGCGTTGAAGTCCGCAACCCCGGACCACCGATCCCAGCCGCCGATCTTCCCCGCATCTTCGACCGCTTTTTCCGGTCGGGGCAAACGCGTGCTCCGCGCAGCGAAGGCCATGGGTTGGGATTGGCCATCGTGCGCGCCATTGCGCGCATGCACGGCGGCGAAGTGGATGCGGTATCGGACGCCGGCGGCACGGTCGTCGGTATTACGCTGCGCGGGCCAGCGAGCCCGGTTGAACCGCTTGCGGCTCCTCACATTACAGAAACGTAA
- a CDS encoding copper resistance system multicopper oxidase — translation MTTSLFPSRRRFVQGLAAGGALAALGNWRAALAQTPAQPATELRGTEFHLEIGETPVNFTGAARIGTTVNGQLPAPILRWREGDTVTLHVTNRLREQTSIHWHGILLPTEMDGVPGLSFPGIDPGQTFTYRFALRQSGTYWYHSHSGFQEQTGLYGAIVIDPRRRDPITSDRDYTVLLSDWTDEDPMRLFDKLKVMPDYYNRIQPSVQSLAADAGDKGWRAALSERLMWEQMRMNPSDLADVSGATYTYLTNGATPAGNWTGLFKPGERVRLRFINGSAMTYFDVRIPGLKMTVVAADGQDVRPVDIEEFRIGVAETYDVIVEPQEDRAYTIYSQAMDRSGYARATLAPRAGMQAEVPALDRVQLLGMMDMGMAHDMAAMSTGGSAGAMDHGSMPGMNHGSSHDAAAGQGGMVEVKHPYATERGVGNSMLPDVVSTRLDDPGVGLRNNGRRVLTYADLHSIREPEDNRAPSREIELHLTGNMERYMWSFNGVKFSDAKPIVLRFGERVRFVLVNDTMMTHPIHLHGLWSDLESPDGAFQVRKHTITLNPAQRLSYRVSADARGHWAYHCHLLYHMEAGMFRAVVVE, via the coding sequence ATGACCACGTCCCTCTTCCCTTCCCGCCGGCGCTTCGTGCAAGGGCTGGCCGCAGGCGGTGCCCTGGCTGCTCTGGGCAACTGGCGCGCCGCACTGGCCCAAACCCCGGCCCAGCCCGCTACCGAACTGCGCGGCACCGAATTCCATCTGGAGATCGGCGAGACCCCGGTGAATTTCACGGGCGCCGCCCGCATCGGAACCACCGTCAACGGGCAATTGCCCGCGCCAATCCTGCGCTGGCGCGAGGGCGACACCGTGACCCTGCACGTCACGAACCGCCTGCGCGAGCAAACCTCTATCCACTGGCACGGCATTCTCTTGCCCACCGAAATGGATGGCGTGCCGGGCTTGAGCTTTCCCGGCATCGATCCGGGCCAGACCTTCACCTATCGCTTCGCCCTGCGTCAAAGCGGCACCTATTGGTATCACAGCCATTCCGGTTTTCAGGAACAGACCGGCTTATATGGGGCGATTGTCATCGACCCGCGCCGTCGCGACCCGATCACGTCTGACCGCGACTACACGGTGCTGTTGTCTGACTGGACGGACGAAGACCCCATGCGGCTCTTCGACAAACTGAAGGTCATGCCGGACTACTACAACCGCATCCAGCCCAGCGTCCAAAGCCTGGCCGCCGACGCCGGCGATAAGGGTTGGCGCGCCGCGCTGTCGGAACGTCTTATGTGGGAACAGATGCGCATGAATCCGTCAGATCTGGCGGACGTGTCGGGCGCCACCTATACCTATCTGACAAACGGCGCGACACCTGCGGGCAACTGGACGGGGCTGTTCAAACCGGGCGAACGGGTACGCCTGCGCTTCATCAACGGCTCGGCCATGACGTACTTTGATGTGCGCATCCCCGGGCTGAAGATGACCGTGGTGGCCGCCGACGGACAGGACGTGCGGCCAGTGGATATCGAAGAATTCCGCATCGGTGTCGCGGAAACCTATGACGTCATCGTTGAACCGCAGGAAGATCGCGCCTACACCATCTACTCGCAAGCGATGGATCGATCGGGTTATGCCCGCGCCACGCTGGCGCCGCGCGCCGGCATGCAGGCCGAGGTGCCAGCCCTGGATCGCGTGCAGCTGCTGGGCATGATGGATATGGGCATGGCGCACGACATGGCCGCGATGAGTACAGGCGGATCTGCCGGCGCGATGGATCACGGGTCCATGCCTGGCATGAACCACGGCAGCAGCCATGACGCAGCCGCAGGACAGGGCGGCATGGTTGAGGTGAAACACCCCTATGCCACCGAACGCGGCGTGGGCAACTCCATGTTGCCCGATGTCGTGTCGACCCGGCTGGATGATCCCGGCGTCGGCCTGCGCAACAACGGCCGCCGTGTGCTGACTTACGCGGATCTGCATTCCATCCGCGAACCCGAGGACAACCGCGCGCCCTCACGCGAGATCGAGCTCCATCTGACCGGCAATATGGAACGCTATATGTGGTCGTTTAACGGCGTGAAGTTCTCGGATGCCAAGCCTATCGTGCTGCGTTTCGGGGAGCGCGTGCGTTTCGTGCTGGTCAACGACACGATGATGACCCATCCGATCCATCTGCATGGTCTATGGAGCGACCTGGAATCGCCCGACGGCGCGTTCCAGGTGCGCAAGCACACGATTACGCTCAACCCGGCGCAACGCCTGAGCTACCGCGTCAGTGCCGACGCGCGCGGGCACTGGGCGTACCACTGCCATCTGCTGTATCACATGGAGGCCGGCATGTTCAGAGCGGTCGTGGTGGAGTAA
- a CDS encoding DUF411 domain-containing protein, whose product MNVPRLTRRLVLAAALCAPAFAIAQTPAKVEVWKTPTCGCCEDWVKHMRDNGFAVTTHDVQDTGPIRRNAGMADYGSCHTAVVDGYAVEGHVPASDIRRLLLEKPDAAGLAAPGMPLGSPGMDGPEYGGRKTPHDVLLIDKKGGAKVFQAYR is encoded by the coding sequence ATGAACGTTCCCCGCCTTACGCGCCGCCTGGTTCTTGCCGCGGCTCTGTGCGCCCCCGCCTTCGCCATCGCGCAAACGCCCGCCAAGGTCGAAGTCTGGAAAACGCCCACCTGCGGCTGCTGTGAAGACTGGGTCAAACACATGCGCGACAACGGTTTCGCCGTTACCACGCATGACGTGCAGGACACAGGCCCGATCCGCCGCAACGCCGGCATGGCGGACTACGGCTCTTGCCATACCGCCGTCGTGGACGGCTACGCGGTGGAAGGCCATGTGCCCGCCAGCGACATCCGCCGCCTGCTGCTGGAAAAACCTGACGCTGCCGGACTGGCCGCCCCCGGAATGCCGCTGGGTTCCCCCGGCATGGACGGCCCGGAATACGGCGGCCGCAAAACCCCGCACGACGTGCTGCTGATCGACAAGAAGGGCGGCGCCAAGGTATTCCAAGCCTATCGGTAG
- a CDS encoding cupredoxin domain-containing protein, protein MTQAALLALTLTAAAAQAAGGHDGHGGHAMSMPAATAPIGKPGDAARVSRVIDVDMTDAMRFTPDRIQVKAGETVRINVRNSGKIRHELVLGTDADLKAHYDMMMKDPGMRHEEPNSVSLDAGKSGQIIWRFDQAGTVSFGCLEPGHYSAGMKGSVSVL, encoded by the coding sequence ATGACCCAGGCCGCATTGCTGGCCCTGACGCTTACCGCCGCTGCCGCGCAAGCCGCCGGCGGCCATGACGGCCACGGCGGGCACGCCATGTCCATGCCGGCTGCCACGGCGCCAATCGGCAAACCGGGCGATGCCGCCCGCGTCAGCCGCGTCATTGATGTCGACATGACCGACGCCATGCGCTTTACCCCCGACCGTATCCAGGTCAAGGCCGGCGAGACCGTACGTATTAACGTGCGCAACTCGGGCAAGATCCGGCACGAGCTGGTGCTGGGAACCGACGCCGATCTGAAAGCGCACTACGACATGATGATGAAAGACCCGGGCATGCGGCACGAGGAACCGAACTCGGTATCGTTGGACGCCGGCAAAAGCGGCCAGATCATTTGGCGCTTTGATCAGGCGGGCACGGTGTCCTTTGGATGCCTGGAGCCGGGCCACTATTCGGCAGGTATGAAGGGATCGGTGTCGGTGCTTTGA
- a CDS encoding heavy metal response regulator transcription factor — MRILVIEDEPKLADYLKKGLSEQSHIVDLARDGVDGLHLALEGAYDLIVLDVMLPGVDGFGILASVRAQKDTPILMLTARDAVEDRVRGLEGGADDYLVKPFAFSELLARVQALLRRGRSQEPTLLRLADLELDLARRRAQRGGRRLDLTAKEFNLLALLMRRQGQVLSRTTLAEQVWDMNFDSDTNVIDVAVRRLRGKLDDPYDTKLLHTVRGMGYVLESRPA, encoded by the coding sequence ATGCGCATCCTGGTCATTGAAGACGAACCCAAACTTGCCGACTACCTTAAGAAGGGTCTGTCGGAACAAAGCCATATCGTGGATCTGGCCCGCGACGGCGTCGACGGCCTGCATCTGGCGCTGGAAGGCGCTTACGACCTGATCGTGCTGGACGTGATGCTGCCGGGCGTGGACGGTTTCGGCATCCTGGCGTCTGTCCGCGCGCAGAAAGACACTCCCATCCTGATGCTGACCGCCCGCGATGCCGTGGAAGACCGCGTGCGCGGCCTGGAAGGCGGCGCGGACGACTATCTGGTCAAGCCTTTCGCGTTTTCGGAACTGCTGGCGCGCGTGCAAGCGTTGCTGCGCCGCGGACGGTCTCAGGAACCCACGCTGCTACGCCTGGCAGACCTGGAATTGGACCTGGCGCGCCGCCGGGCCCAACGCGGCGGACGGCGGCTGGATCTGACCGCCAAAGAATTCAATCTGCTGGCGCTGTTGATGCGGCGCCAAGGCCAGGTGCTCTCGCGCACCACTCTGGCCGAGCAGGTCTGGGACATGAATTTCGACAGCGACACCAACGTCATCGACGTCGCCGTGCGGCGGCTGCGCGGCAAACTGGATGATCCCTACGACACCAAGCTGCTGCACACCGTGCGCGGCATGGGGTATGTGCTGGAATCGCGTCCCGCATGA
- a CDS encoding copper resistance protein B, which translates to MPIKSSQTKFLGVSALMMALVATGASAQSAPMDHSAMDHGATPQPAAMDHSSMPGMDHGSMNHDAGSNTANPPVGSLPASDGAGERGYDSYGIHPHMMDNAPAWQVLFDKFGIERNRDGQNALNWDGRFWFGTATDRLLIKSEGERENGGGSDAKVEAFWSHAVSPFWDLQVGARRDVGSSPKRNWAAVGIEGVLPYNIELQATAYAGASGRTALALKAEYDLLLTQRLIFTPELEASLYGKNDAERGVGSGLSTGSLSLRLRYEVTREFAPYIGVSFERKFGQTASYASDAGASRSQTAVMAGVRFWF; encoded by the coding sequence ATGCCGATCAAGAGTTCCCAAACAAAATTTCTGGGCGTGAGCGCGCTCATGATGGCACTGGTTGCAACCGGCGCCAGCGCGCAGTCCGCACCAATGGATCACAGCGCAATGGACCATGGCGCAACGCCGCAGCCCGCTGCGATGGATCATTCCAGCATGCCGGGCATGGACCACGGTTCCATGAACCATGATGCCGGGTCCAACACGGCCAACCCGCCCGTGGGCAGCCTGCCCGCCAGCGACGGCGCGGGCGAGCGCGGCTACGACAGCTACGGCATCCATCCTCACATGATGGACAACGCGCCAGCGTGGCAGGTGCTGTTCGACAAGTTCGGCATCGAGCGCAACCGCGACGGGCAGAACGCATTGAATTGGGATGGCCGCTTCTGGTTCGGCACCGCGACCGACCGCTTGCTGATCAAGAGTGAAGGCGAGCGTGAAAACGGCGGCGGATCGGACGCCAAAGTCGAAGCGTTCTGGAGCCATGCGGTATCGCCATTCTGGGATCTGCAAGTGGGCGCCCGCCGTGACGTTGGCAGCAGCCCCAAGCGCAACTGGGCCGCCGTTGGCATCGAAGGCGTGCTGCCCTACAACATAGAGCTGCAAGCCACCGCCTACGCGGGCGCGTCCGGCCGCACGGCGCTGGCGCTGAAGGCCGAGTACGACCTGCTGTTGACGCAACGCCTTATCTTCACGCCAGAGCTCGAAGCCAGCCTCTACGGCAAAAATGACGCGGAGCGCGGCGTGGGGTCGGGCCTGTCCACGGGCTCGCTGTCGCTGCGGCTGCGGTACGAGGTCACGCGCGAATTCGCGCCGTATATCGGCGTATCCTTTGAACGTAAGTTCGGCCAGACCGCCAGCTATGCGTCCGACGCCGGGGCCAGCCGTTCCCAGACGGCCGTCATGGCTGGCGTGCGATTCTGGTTCTGA